A single Antechinus flavipes isolate AdamAnt ecotype Samford, QLD, Australia chromosome 5, AdamAnt_v2, whole genome shotgun sequence DNA region contains:
- the ODF3B gene encoding outer dense fiber protein 3B isoform X1, with translation MDKSVWVGTWRPHRPRGPIAALHSGPGPKYMLPTNTGYKMHDPSRFRAPAFSFGIKIPEQSTTCGPGPGHLIPERMTVRGPNGGPAYSLYGRPRDGRLFRTPGPGRYFPERATNVAYPKPPGHSMAGRTKAFQAAGTPAGREQISRAITTLLNPLSSSSRCPRSGGLLGSLPLGLPSDPQDFGSHLLHQWPNFLGQLLPRPEQDPRPLRLSRGESRCVQDQGSPVHHAAPHLHAGYHQEAWSCRLLSSTVSPNPWSQLRNPPLGIPGPAYHGSTGVTPGRPGPGEGTEISPGPLLCPFVQSPPPP, from the exons ATGGACAAAAGTGTGTGGGTGGGCACTTGGCGGCCCCACCGCCCGCGGGGCCCCATTGCAGCCCTTCACTCTGGTCCTGGACCCAAGTACATGCTGCCCACTAACACCG gTTACAAGATGCACGACCCATCCCGTTTCCGGGCACCTGCGTTCTCGTTCGGCATCAAAATCCCCGAACAAAGCACGACGTGCGGCCCCGGCCCCGGGCACCTAATCCCGGAGCGCATGACAGTCCGGGGCCCCAACGGCGGGCCGGCCTACTCCCTCTACGGGCGGCCCCGAGATGGCCGCTTGTTTCGCACTCCGGGCCCTG GTCGCTACTTCCCAGAGCGGGCCACCAACGTCGCATACCCCAAACCCCCCGGGCACTCTATGGCCGGCCGTACCAAAGCCTTTCAGGCGGCCGGGACCCCCG cAGGCAGGGAGCAGATCTCCCGCGCCATCACCACTCTGCTCAACCCGCTCTCCTCGTCCTCCCGGTGCCCCAGGTCCGGCGGCCTACTCGGTTCCCTCCCTCTTGGGCTGCCGTCTGATCCACAAGACTTCGGCTCCCACTTACTCCATCAGTGGCCGAACTTCCTTGGGCAGCTTCTGCCAAGACCTGAGCAAG ACCCCAGGCCCCTGCGCTTATCAAGAGGTGAATCCCGGTGTGTACAAGACCAAGGCTCCCCAGTTCACCATGCAGCCCCGCACCTTCACGCAGGATATCACCAAGAAGCCTGGTCCTGCCGCTTACTATCCTCAACAG TTTCGCCAAACCCCTGGTCCCAGCTTCGGAATCCGCCACTCGGAATACCAGGCCCCGCTTATCATGGATCCACAGGAGTAACCCCTGGGAGGCCAGGCCCGGGAGAAGGGACGGAGATCTCTCCCGGTCCCCTCCTCTGTCCGTTTGTCCAGTCGCCCCCACCCCCTTGA
- the ODF3B gene encoding outer dense fiber protein 3B isoform X2 has product MDKSVWVGTWRPHRPRGPIAALHSGPGPKYMLPTNTGYKMHDPSRFRAPAFSFGIKIPEQSTTCGPGPGHLIPERMTVRGPNGGPAYSLYGRPRDGRLFRTPGPGRYFPERATNVAYPKPPGHSMAGRTKAFQAAGTPGREQISRAITTLLNPLSSSSRCPRSGGLLGSLPLGLPSDPQDFGSHLLHQWPNFLGQLLPRPEQDPRPLRLSRGESRCVQDQGSPVHHAAPHLHAGYHQEAWSCRLLSSTVSPNPWSQLRNPPLGIPGPAYHGSTGVTPGRPGPGEGTEISPGPLLCPFVQSPPPP; this is encoded by the exons ATGGACAAAAGTGTGTGGGTGGGCACTTGGCGGCCCCACCGCCCGCGGGGCCCCATTGCAGCCCTTCACTCTGGTCCTGGACCCAAGTACATGCTGCCCACTAACACCG gTTACAAGATGCACGACCCATCCCGTTTCCGGGCACCTGCGTTCTCGTTCGGCATCAAAATCCCCGAACAAAGCACGACGTGCGGCCCCGGCCCCGGGCACCTAATCCCGGAGCGCATGACAGTCCGGGGCCCCAACGGCGGGCCGGCCTACTCCCTCTACGGGCGGCCCCGAGATGGCCGCTTGTTTCGCACTCCGGGCCCTG GTCGCTACTTCCCAGAGCGGGCCACCAACGTCGCATACCCCAAACCCCCCGGGCACTCTATGGCCGGCCGTACCAAAGCCTTTCAGGCGGCCGGGACCCCCG GCAGGGAGCAGATCTCCCGCGCCATCACCACTCTGCTCAACCCGCTCTCCTCGTCCTCCCGGTGCCCCAGGTCCGGCGGCCTACTCGGTTCCCTCCCTCTTGGGCTGCCGTCTGATCCACAAGACTTCGGCTCCCACTTACTCCATCAGTGGCCGAACTTCCTTGGGCAGCTTCTGCCAAGACCTGAGCAAG ACCCCAGGCCCCTGCGCTTATCAAGAGGTGAATCCCGGTGTGTACAAGACCAAGGCTCCCCAGTTCACCATGCAGCCCCGCACCTTCACGCAGGATATCACCAAGAAGCCTGGTCCTGCCGCTTACTATCCTCAACAG TTTCGCCAAACCCCTGGTCCCAGCTTCGGAATCCGCCACTCGGAATACCAGGCCCCGCTTATCATGGATCCACAGGAGTAACCCCTGGGAGGCCAGGCCCGGGAGAAGGGACGGAGATCTCTCCCGGTCCCCTCCTCTGTCCGTTTGTCCAGTCGCCCCCACCCCCTTGA
- the ODF3B gene encoding outer dense fiber protein 3B isoform X4: protein MDKSVWVGTWRPHRPRGPIAALHSGPGPKYMLPTNTGRYFPERATNVAYPKPPGHSMAGRTKAFQAAGTPAGREQISRAITTLLNPLSSSSRCPRSGGLLGSLPLGLPSDPQDFGSHLLHQWPNFLGQLLPRPEQDPRPLRLSRGESRCVQDQGSPVHHAAPHLHAGYHQEAWSCRLLSSTVSPNPWSQLRNPPLGIPGPAYHGSTGVTPGRPGPGEGTEISPGPLLCPFVQSPPPP from the exons ATGGACAAAAGTGTGTGGGTGGGCACTTGGCGGCCCCACCGCCCGCGGGGCCCCATTGCAGCCCTTCACTCTGGTCCTGGACCCAAGTACATGCTGCCCACTAACACCG GTCGCTACTTCCCAGAGCGGGCCACCAACGTCGCATACCCCAAACCCCCCGGGCACTCTATGGCCGGCCGTACCAAAGCCTTTCAGGCGGCCGGGACCCCCG cAGGCAGGGAGCAGATCTCCCGCGCCATCACCACTCTGCTCAACCCGCTCTCCTCGTCCTCCCGGTGCCCCAGGTCCGGCGGCCTACTCGGTTCCCTCCCTCTTGGGCTGCCGTCTGATCCACAAGACTTCGGCTCCCACTTACTCCATCAGTGGCCGAACTTCCTTGGGCAGCTTCTGCCAAGACCTGAGCAAG ACCCCAGGCCCCTGCGCTTATCAAGAGGTGAATCCCGGTGTGTACAAGACCAAGGCTCCCCAGTTCACCATGCAGCCCCGCACCTTCACGCAGGATATCACCAAGAAGCCTGGTCCTGCCGCTTACTATCCTCAACAG TTTCGCCAAACCCCTGGTCCCAGCTTCGGAATCCGCCACTCGGAATACCAGGCCCCGCTTATCATGGATCCACAGGAGTAACCCCTGGGAGGCCAGGCCCGGGAGAAGGGACGGAGATCTCTCCCGGTCCCCTCCTCTGTCCGTTTGTCCAGTCGCCCCCACCCCCTTGA
- the ODF3B gene encoding outer dense fiber protein 3B isoform X3: MDKSVWVGTWRPHRPRGPIAALHSGPGPKYMLPTNTGYKMHDPSRFRAPAFSFGIKIPEQSTTCGPGPGHLIPERMTVRGPNGGPAYSLYGRPRDGRLFRTPGPGRYFPERATNVAYPKPPGHSMAGRTKAFQAAGTPGPAAYSVPSLLGCRLIHKTSAPTYSISGRTSLGSFCQDLSKTPGPCAYQEVNPGVYKTKAPQFTMQPRTFTQDITKKPGPAAYYPQQFRQTPGPSFGIRHSEYQAPLIMDPQE, from the exons ATGGACAAAAGTGTGTGGGTGGGCACTTGGCGGCCCCACCGCCCGCGGGGCCCCATTGCAGCCCTTCACTCTGGTCCTGGACCCAAGTACATGCTGCCCACTAACACCG gTTACAAGATGCACGACCCATCCCGTTTCCGGGCACCTGCGTTCTCGTTCGGCATCAAAATCCCCGAACAAAGCACGACGTGCGGCCCCGGCCCCGGGCACCTAATCCCGGAGCGCATGACAGTCCGGGGCCCCAACGGCGGGCCGGCCTACTCCCTCTACGGGCGGCCCCGAGATGGCCGCTTGTTTCGCACTCCGGGCCCTG GTCGCTACTTCCCAGAGCGGGCCACCAACGTCGCATACCCCAAACCCCCCGGGCACTCTATGGCCGGCCGTACCAAAGCCTTTCAGGCGGCCGGGACCCCCG GTCCGGCGGCCTACTCGGTTCCCTCCCTCTTGGGCTGCCGTCTGATCCACAAGACTTCGGCTCCCACTTACTCCATCAGTGGCCGAACTTCCTTGGGCAGCTTCTGCCAAGACCTGAGCAAG ACCCCAGGCCCCTGCGCTTATCAAGAGGTGAATCCCGGTGTGTACAAGACCAAGGCTCCCCAGTTCACCATGCAGCCCCGCACCTTCACGCAGGATATCACCAAGAAGCCTGGTCCTGCCGCTTACTATCCTCAACAG TTTCGCCAAACCCCTGGTCCCAGCTTCGGAATCCGCCACTCGGAATACCAGGCCCCGCTTATCATGGATCCACAGGAGTAA